The DNA sequence CTATTTCAATGAGtttttatacatatacaaaaattcGAACTCAAATCACTTGCTCAAAAAACCAAAGCCTTTACTGTTTGTACTAAACTTAGTCAAAGTTCATATTTATTCCTTATAATTGTGAAGttgataatatgaaaaaaagggttcttaagaagtttttttttgtgtttatgaTCCTATTACTGTTatgatgtttaattaattatgttttattagtgattttttttttcaaaatataaatatgaccTTAACTCTTCTACTATTGTTGCTTCCCTgaatcaaaaattttaaaagaatctttaaaaaaatgaacctATTCCAATTTAATCTATGATGCATGatccattttttaaaatcaatggtctttttattgtatttgatttttgcaatGAAAATATGAGGTcttgttataaaaattaataacaaccCATGCTTTACGGAATGcatacaaatttaaatatagacAACACCCATATAAACCATAGTTATTAAAAGCCCAAGGTGCTAAGGGGTTAATCCAccaaagtagaaaaaaaattcataataaatactaaaatttcattaaaaacaatctAAGTTAAAAGTTCAAATTTAGATAAAACATATACAGAGCAAAATAGCATATCACCGTGTAGCAAGAAAAACATCATCCTACACTTTACTAAGGTGTGCCTCACATCACCTCAATCTTCAAAGCAAGGCGTGCGCTTTGGGCCACCTTTTTAATGTCACGCGCCTTTAAGGCTCCAAGGCATTTAAGCCGGAGCCTAGAAAGCCTTGCGCTTGAGGCACGCCTCTTTAATAACCATGATGTAAACGTCTACATTTGCATACACGCCATTATGAAATTTCATATTTGCACAAATACATTTATAAAAGTTCATATTTACgggtaattttcttggttgagcaCTAACCTTTGGTCATATATCAATTTGAGTACTAACATTCAAAACATATCAAAGTGAGCACtaacatttaatttgtttacaCTTGTGAGGTTGTTGGGGTTTTCTGGTGAGAATTTAGTCATGTAGATATCAGACTCTACCTCATCTTCACTCGTGAATGCTGCCACATCAACAAGTAGGGgcgaaaaagggaaaaagatgaTCAGAACATAGGATGAAGAGGCTGATGTGGCAGCTAACATGGAGGAAAACTGCACATATGGAGAAATTACTGATGCAGCATCCTCCGAGGGTGAAGATGATGTGGAGTCCGACGTCCACGTCACTGAATTCTCGCTGGAAAACCCCAATAATCTCACCAatgtaaccaaattaaatgttaatgcTCACATTGATACGTTTTGAATGttggtgctcaaattgaaatatgaccaaaggttagtgctcaaccaagaaaattatATGAACATCTGTAAAAGTTTTTAACTGCATATACATTGCAGTAAAAGTGTATACTTTCATTTACACCTCTATAAAATGCACaacttttttttctaaatacccacaataaatcacaaattataCCCATATGAAAATGAATTCGGGTGTGCTTCcccataaaagaaaaatcacatgTGCATAAATGCAGCTATAAAAGTGCCTATTTCCTgctccaataaaaaaattataatttcatttacGCTCCCACTGCagtgtatattttttaatataaattacataTGCGCATAttcaccttttaaaaaaaaaatagttgatattCTTCTCTACACCCCCCATAAAATCCATATTTTCACCATGAAAtcatatttgcatatatacccttatcAAAGTGGATAGCTGTGCTTGTAACccaaaaaatcatatttgtgtATCGTTATAAAAAGTACATAATTGGGCTACAGCTCTGTATCAGAATTATGCAGGAGCTTATGTGCAAATATGATTCTATAAAGGACATAGACATGAATACGATTTGTATGATTCACAAATGCACCATTTATGTTCACAATATCATTTTTACAGGGTATACATGCAATTTTGCACATACATTGAAATGTATATGCACATGATGTATGATCATTTACAAAGGTTTAAGTGAACATATTTATGCACTTTTATAGCGCGCCATGTATGCTTATATGAGCTTTTATGGGGGCTACATCCGAAATTGCACTTATATAGGGATGTATATGAAAATATGTATTTGattatatacacaaatatgaaattttgtgGTATGCACAGTGAATATGTACCTTTATAGAGATTGTAAGTGCAAATCTGAAACATTATAGAGTTGCATAATGAACATTTAGAGCGGAAGGGTTgtgaacataaaaataaattttttttttcaacaacaTTACAGAGATGCATTAtctcaaaataacaatactCTTAAACATAAAAGCACAGATCACATCTAAAATGCTAAGGTTATTCTAATAAAAGGCCGCATTACTTAAGCGCATAATTTACagaatttaatgaaaaatgcTTGTATTGGGGTGAACTTGGACTGATGCCCACCTATGTATGTAATTCACATAGATCTCATGGtttagatcaaataaaaaaacaacatagcAAATGCACAGTCATGTAATAGCATTTACAAAACATCAATCAGCCAAAATCTGAGGGAACAGAAGGCACACATGTAATGTTGCTTGGTGGTGGTTAGATATGTTAGAATGTAATTTTATCTAGAGATCACAGAAGAATATACTCACCAACTTTAGAACACAAGAAGTAATGATCTAATATAGAGGCTAGCTGAAGGCAACATAGATTATAGATATGTAAATAACACCCTAATATATAGAAGAGTTGTTATTCGGCGACAACTCATGTGGCATAGCAACATGAAGTAGACAATAAAACCATTATATTCCCCTATGTTGCAACAAAATGGTTCCCTGCTCTAAGAAAGTTTGAACTGATACTTCCaatgaagaaaattttcaagaaactCTATAGTAGCCAAGGATAGCTGACTATGAAGATGGAACTGACTGGACTCTATAATGGAAGATGTGCCACTTACAAGCCATAAAGTGAACTTCAATAATTGAACACACAACTATGAACATCATGATTTGGCATACATAATGAAGGAATGATACAAGAATGAACAGAATGAAATTTACCGtcaattttttctttctattataATAATCTGCAGTAGAACCTCCATAGAGACTAAGGAATTGTAAATATGAACTGACGCATTCTGCACAAGTCACCTGCAAAGACACAACTGAAATTTTCAGAataatttgtaaatatattcCTTACAAAGAGGTGATAATTGTATGAACGATAATTTCTAAATGGGCTGTTACTTGATCAGTGGTGATAAATGGTGGGAGGATTATATTATATCAATAGGCACAGAGGTTAAAGCATAACCAAGCTCACCATGTTGGCCATTACTTCCACTACTCCAGCATGTCTTCATCATCAATCCCATCTTCACCATCCAAAAGCCATTGTTCGAACTCATCCATTTCATCCTCTTCATGCCTGTACCACCCAGCTGATACATCCCGATACCCTGGACCCAGTTCCTCACCAAGGCAAGCAACATGCAAGAAAGGTCGGCTTCTGGCCAGAGCATCAACCATATCCCTATTCAAGCAACCTGTCACTCCCAACCATCTCAAGCTTGGAAAGTATGGTTTCTTAAACCACTGGATTGCACGGGCTGTGATGCCACCGCTTTCAAAAAGATCCAACACTTTAAGACTACTTCCATAAGACCCCCCCTCAATCTGCATTGATGCCAGTGCCATGACTGAAGTATCTCCAATGCGTGGGCATTCTCGGATGCGGAGTTCAAGTATTGGAACCCTACTTTTTGCCAGGGAAAGAATCCCATTGTCAGAAAGGTTTGGAAGCCTTGACAGGTCTAAAACTTgcaaaaatctcccaaatgtaCCACCAAATATGAATGAAATACACTTATCTGTCAACCTTTTGCAACCTCTAAGAGACAAGGATATCAATGGGCAGGTCCCAGAACTCAGGTATGATAATCCTATATCAGTAATATCAGTACTGTCCAACTGTAAAATATGCAGCTTGGAAAGAGAGCTTAATGCCTTCAAGCCATCATCTCCCAGTTTTCTGCAATCCCTCAAATCAAGAACACTTAAATTTGTGTTTGATGACAATCCAGTTATCCCAAGGTTAGTCAAGAGATTACACCACCTTAGGCTAACATGTGTCAGAGAGAGGGAAGTGGCAGAAATATCATGAAACATCAGATCAGTCAGTTGGCTTCCATGAGATACTCTCAGCTTGCGAAGTCTAGAACATGAATGCAGAAGGGCCCTAAAACCAGTATCTGTGGCACGGCAGAAACCACCAAGGCAGATGCTCTCTAGTGAAGCACAAGTATCAGACATTAAGAGCAGGCCAAGGTCATTCACTCGGCGGAAGTACGTAAAACAAAACTCCTGACTTCGAATCAATGATAAGTGTTTCAACTTCCCATGAGCATTGATTTGTGGCAGACCAGCATTGGTAAGATCCATCTCTGTAGCGGGTTCAATAATAGGAGAATCTTGAAGATCCAAATGGGTCAAGGAAACTAAACCAGTTGAAATAGAGGTGACCAGTTCATCTGTAATATAATCAACAGAAAGGCATAACTTCTGAAGGCTTGGAAATATAGAGGGTTTCACATGATGTGGTGGCTGGCGTGAGGCCACAGTTGATTCAAGCAATTCAGTCAGCATTGTCATAGGAATGTAGCCAATCTCAAGAGAAGTAAGTTTCAGAGAAGCACCAGCCCATACCTGAGCAAACTCAGGATGACTAAATGCTGAGATATCAAACACCAAGCTCAATGACTACACATAAAAGGAATATTAGGATGGTGCATGATACATGCAAGCATTCTGattaaagatgatgaaaaaagACCTTTTCATGTGAAAACCAAGTAAATGCTAAATAATGGCacttataaataaacattaagCATAATATTATGCCGCCATCTTCCAAACATTTAATAATTGACATAGACATGAAATTttccataaaaacaaacacaataaatATCCACAGGAAATTTAACACAGGAAGCTTACACTCACATTAAAATGTAGCACTAGTAAAAAGAATTGCCCGTAAACAATTGTCACACAAAGAACTCAAACTAGTGATCTACCAATCCCACTCAAAAGGACTACCATGTTGTCTGCTAACAAAGTTTGATGTTCATAAAAACAGACATACAGTGTCCTTGTCAACACTGGATATTCCACCTCAGTTTGTTCAAGAGTAATGTCAAAAGCAATCATGCTGTGTTAGATATTAAATAACTGTTGTATGAAGATTAGCCCATCATTCAGATCCTTTCTAAATTGCATAGTGGTGCGCATCTTACAGTTAGACTGAAAAACACAGATTTTGAAATAGCATGCTCTGGATGCAGTACCCATGAATACGATCTTATTTGAGGAAATTAAGTTATATTACACTAGCTTATAGGGACTAATATGGAAACTAACAGAACGGATGCTTTAGCTTTTGCATTTTTATATCCACCAAGAGATTGGATCAGTTGCACAAGGGTTTTGAGGGTAGCAAAGTCAGTGAGAGGTTGGAGGATATATTGCAAAGTATTACACAAGCTCAATCCAAAAATGATGTCAAGTGAGAAGGGCTTGCTAGCTCGTAAATTGAAGACACTTCAAATCTATATGAGAGCCAAGAAATGTAAAGTGATGAAGGCctagaaaaaaaacaatttccaTATTCAGCCTCACAAAGTGAGAGGACATATTGATGAGGAGTTGGTGAAGATACCATAAGAAGAATTATCAGTtctttggaaagaaaaaaaaaaggcactGATGCAATCTAACTTTCAACTAATAGATTATggcatttatttttaagttgaaCTTCATTCTTTAAATGGAATATGGTTCATGATATGCAGATTGGATTTATTGAatgcattaaataataaaaataacaaacaaaaatttgagTTAGTTTAGATGAAGTGGCACAATTTAGTCAAATTAAGTATTTGTGTCTGTTTCATGGTCCCATTAGTACACACAAAATTTGTGCAGATGGCAATGTAGGTTTTATTATTGCAAATGGATTTGAGCATTGATGGTCTATGAAAGCCTATTCTTAAAGTGGCTGTAATTTATTTAGGGTAGGGGGGTAACATTTTCTttggggaaaaaagaaaaaagaaaatctttcTAAATACTTTTTCCTTGAAGTGGAATCAATTTCACTGTGAGGTTGAGCTTTCCAAGCTTCATTTGAGGAATGAGTTTAAGACCAGCAACCCTTTTCTTATTCCATTCCTTATCCTGTGGAGTATTTGTTCCATTTTTCTTCCCAGCATCCACATTTCCACCAAAAAAATTCTGATTCACAGAAAGTTCAGATCAAGTTCTTGCAAAAGGAGTCAGTTTGATATGCTAAAGTTTTAGAATTTGAACTTCAAAATAGATGCATAGAGCCATGATTGTCAAATCTTCAGGTGTGAACTTGTCAGAAGTCTCTGGAGCATACTTTGTGGTTAGACTTTCGATGGTAAATTTCAAAGCACGTAACCTTCATGATAAGGATTTCCTCTGACATCCTAATCTGCAAATGGTCTGGTTTCTGTTTTGAGGTTCCTACTTGATATATTTTCCTCCAAATTTCAACCATTTTATATGCATTGTTTTAGCTCCTAATGTCATTAAATAgatgttaaaatattaatgcaCCGCTCCACTTTATATGAGATAATTGAAGATATTCATGGCCAATATGATTAAGCTCATCTGGCATACATAAGAGTCACATTAAGTCCTTATCACCATTAGCACAGCTATTCATTATTTCCCATATATAGTATgttgattaattataatataaattaagttaGATTCCATCTGTTAGCCTGAGGTACTTCAATATAACTAAACCTACCATCTCATATGCGAAAGGTAAGATTTCAtctatttgaataaatttttttccagttttatttcataaaaaattccaCAACAGAAAGAACATAATTTGCAAGTCACTAATATTATCATTGTTGAGGATCTCGACATGCTATTCTTTGAATGTGCTAAGAGATGTAATAGTCCTATAAGCTTTG is a window from the Dioscorea cayenensis subsp. rotundata cultivar TDr96_F1 chromosome 2, TDr96_F1_v2_PseudoChromosome.rev07_lg8_w22 25.fasta, whole genome shotgun sequence genome containing:
- the LOC120275678 gene encoding F-box/LRR-repeat protein 10 — its product is MAEPEHLCPRDRTLPMSLDLLPSALLATILSRLDLRSLRFAAATCSSFRSAADHVLSFMPSFHFIEIAPTLDVLRPLMPPNPYLRSLKMDCRRLDDSAIRFLARASLHELCLHNCERLSGKLLSEIGSKCRDLRFLSLSSLAERRRLLILFSDLKELLRGCSALESLSLVFDISAFSHPEFAQVWAGASLKLTSLEIGYIPMTMLTELLESTVASRQPPHHVKPSIFPSLQKLCLSVDYITDELVTSISTGLVSLTHLDLQDSPIIEPATEMDLTNAGLPQINAHGKLKHLSLIRSQEFCFTYFRRVNDLGLLLMSDTCASLESICLGGFCRATDTGFRALLHSCSRLRKLRVSHGSQLTDLMFHDISATSLSLTHVSLRWCNLLTNLGITGLSSNTNLSVLDLRDCRKLGDDGLKALSSLSKLHILQLDSTDITDIGLSYLSSGTCPLISLSLRGCKRLTDKCISFIFGGTFGRFLQVLDLSRLPNLSDNGILSLAKSRVPILELRIRECPRIGDTSVMALASMQIEGGSYGSSLKVLDLFESGGITARAIQWFKKPYFPSLRWLGVTGCLNRDMVDALARSRPFLHVACLGEELGPGYRDVSAGWYRHEEDEMDEFEQWLLDGEDGIDDEDMLE